A portion of the Candidatus Zixiibacteriota bacterium genome contains these proteins:
- a CDS encoding S9 family peptidase, with product MKRTIVIVATLLVMTMVGFVTAASSGASDDSMQPTTEWRSPPEDLLEVLHAKRLPWVWTAPTGEYMLHADPVQYPPLAERAAPMHKLAGIRVNPAVNGYHGDHGGTSPRLVRVEDGATTPLDLLANSEVHDVEWTVDGHRFALTVGHADHIGLWVGSVEGNVTKIENLALNPLMGTAVSWLPDQERLLVRRIPKRGPAPEPPAIPAGPEILEGAGASARSTYEARNLLETAHDDALFEYYTTCELVIVDPRTAELKAVGAPAPYTTAEFSPDGEYLLIERLIGPWSHEVAWWRFASEIEVWNHEGDLVANIASLPLSNEIPIHGVPIGPRSVAWRPTTSHTLFWVEALDGGDPVAEVSHRDRLMRLDAPFTAKPQEIFRAEHRIQPWRNAWGAEGGTLMLTQRERIRRRRYVWLLDVDEGTSRLWFDLDEDDSYRNPGYPLLRRLPNGRRVLRQQGDAV from the coding sequence ATGAAAAGAACAATCGTGATAGTAGCTACTCTACTTGTAATGACGATGGTGGGGTTTGTGACGGCAGCTAGCTCAGGGGCTTCCGACGACAGCATGCAGCCGACAACCGAATGGCGGTCTCCGCCCGAAGACTTACTGGAGGTGCTCCACGCAAAGCGGCTCCCCTGGGTGTGGACGGCTCCAACTGGCGAGTACATGCTCCACGCAGATCCCGTGCAATATCCTCCCCTCGCCGAGCGAGCCGCACCGATGCACAAGCTGGCCGGCATCAGGGTCAATCCCGCCGTCAACGGCTACCATGGCGATCACGGGGGCACCTCCCCCCGCCTAGTCCGGGTCGAGGATGGAGCTACGACACCGCTCGATCTACTGGCGAACAGCGAGGTCCACGACGTGGAATGGACCGTGGACGGCCACCGCTTCGCGCTCACCGTCGGGCACGCCGATCACATCGGCCTTTGGGTCGGCTCAGTGGAAGGCAACGTGACCAAGATCGAGAACCTGGCTCTCAACCCGCTGATGGGCACCGCCGTGAGCTGGCTACCCGACCAGGAGCGCCTGCTTGTCCGCCGTATCCCCAAGCGTGGACCGGCTCCCGAGCCGCCAGCCATACCGGCAGGTCCGGAGATCCTTGAGGGAGCGGGAGCCTCGGCCCGCTCCACTTACGAGGCGCGCAACCTGCTCGAGACTGCTCACGACGATGCCCTCTTCGAGTACTACACCACCTGCGAGTTGGTGATTGTCGACCCAAGGACAGCCGAACTGAAAGCCGTCGGTGCACCCGCTCCCTATACCACGGCCGAGTTCTCACCGGACGGCGAGTATCTCCTCATCGAGCGTCTGATCGGTCCCTGGTCCCATGAGGTGGCCTGGTGGCGCTTCGCAAGCGAGATCGAGGTGTGGAACCATGAGGGCGATCTGGTAGCGAACATCGCCTCCCTGCCCCTGTCCAACGAAATCCCGATCCACGGTGTGCCAATTGGCCCGCGCTCTGTTGCGTGGCGTCCCACTACGTCCCACACGCTTTTCTGGGTTGAGGCGCTCGACGGAGGAGATCCAGTAGCCGAAGTATCACACCGCGATCGACTGATGCGTTTGGACGCACCCTTCACAGCAAAGCCCCAGGAGATCTTCCGAGCCGAGCACCGTATCCAACCCTGGCGGAACGCCTGGGGCGCCGAGGGCGGCACGCTCATGCTCACCCAGCGCGAGCGGATACGCCGCAGGCGCTACGTCTGGCTCCTGGACGTGGACGAGGGCACGTCGCGCCTGTGGTTCGATCTCGACGAGGACGACAGCTACAGAAATCCAGGCTATCCCCTGCTCCGTCGGCTGCCCAACGGTCGCCGGGTGCTGCGCCAGCAGGGAGACGCGGTC
- a CDS encoding excisionase family DNA-binding protein: MTKGSYKDYLTTGQIAALCSVTPDTVLKWIRAGRLSARRTPGGHHRVPRSALDSFLGSGESTPTTQKRASIHYCWEFNSQDGKITSECQDCVVYRSRSLRCYEISGLPIKAGHARRFCKSSCEECDYFKMVRGQAPNVLVVTDQQDVRTSLEVDSEHFSYNVKITDCEYRCSMEIEGFRPDYVVIDCSLGSIRSRDFAQLLADDPRIPFVKVILVGNGRKLPDECNKLVYALDQRRFTARTLSDLISGEIS; this comes from the coding sequence ATGACTAAAGGCTCCTACAAGGACTATCTCACTACAGGGCAAATTGCTGCGCTTTGTTCAGTAACTCCGGATACTGTTCTCAAGTGGATCAGAGCTGGTAGACTATCTGCTCGACGCACTCCTGGAGGACATCATCGCGTTCCTCGATCTGCACTTGACTCCTTTCTTGGCAGTGGAGAGTCAACCCCTACAACGCAGAAGCGTGCTTCGATCCATTACTGCTGGGAGTTCAACTCGCAGGATGGCAAGATCACGTCAGAATGCCAGGACTGTGTAGTCTATCGTTCCCGCAGCCTTCGCTGCTACGAAATCTCTGGCTTACCTATCAAGGCTGGACATGCCAGGCGATTCTGCAAGAGTAGCTGCGAGGAATGCGACTACTTCAAGATGGTGCGTGGGCAAGCTCCGAATGTCCTGGTCGTTACTGATCAACAAGATGTGCGCACTTCACTTGAAGTCGACTCAGAACATTTCAGCTACAATGTAAAGATAACAGACTGCGAATACAGATGTTCAATGGAGATCGAGGGATTTCGACCCGATTATGTGGTTATCGACTGTTCACTAGGCAGCATTCGCAGCCGGGATTTTGCGCAGTTGCTCGCCGATGATCCTCGGATCCCCTTCGTCAAGGTAATACTCGTGGGCAACGGGCGCAAGCTCCCGGACGAATGCAACAAGCTAGTTTATGCGTTAGATCAGCGTCGTTTCACAGCCCGAACGCTTTCTGATCTGATTTCAGGAGAAATCTCATAG
- a CDS encoding TusE/DsrC/DsvC family sulfur relay protein, which produces MSESGNENVDNVENEDGFLREMSSWSREIAEELAHRNDIGPLTEDHWKIIEFVKEYFEKHKRGPSILEISKRTNFDSKKICTLFPCGVARGAYRLAGLPRPSGCL; this is translated from the coding sequence ATGTCAGAGTCAGGTAACGAAAATGTGGACAACGTGGAAAACGAAGATGGCTTCCTGAGGGAAATGTCGTCGTGGTCCCGAGAGATTGCTGAGGAACTTGCCCATAGGAATGACATTGGCCCTCTAACGGAGGACCATTGGAAAATCATCGAGTTTGTGAAGGAGTACTTCGAGAAACACAAGAGAGGTCCATCGATCCTGGAAATCAGTAAGCGAACCAACTTCGATTCGAAGAAAATCTGTACTTTGTTCCCGTGTGGTGTTGCCAGAGGAGCATATCGGTTGGCTGGCTTGCCGAGACCGAGCGGATGTCTGTAG
- a CDS encoding respiratory nitrate reductase subunit gamma, with the protein MNYFILGILPFITVLIFVLGMGYRLYTWFHTPQPGALTLFPAPKAGSETFFNVLKESFLFPSLFQGDKVLWGISWIFHVMLALIFVGHIRVVTDFPKLWAALGINADKMSAVSGGAAGILIMVLAIVLIVRRLAVPRVRQISNLPDYITLLLITAILVTGNAMRFGEHFDLEITRTYFSALFTFSLSAAIIPQVGMFTLHFLLAQLLIIFIPFSKIMHFGGMFFTQTVIKKA; encoded by the coding sequence TTGAATTACTTCATTCTTGGCATTCTACCATTCATTACCGTGTTGATTTTCGTGCTCGGAATGGGATACAGGCTTTATACCTGGTTTCACACACCGCAACCAGGTGCACTGACTCTCTTCCCGGCTCCAAAAGCTGGGTCAGAGACTTTCTTTAATGTACTCAAGGAATCGTTTCTATTCCCAAGTCTCTTTCAGGGAGACAAGGTCCTCTGGGGAATTTCCTGGATATTTCATGTCATGCTCGCTTTGATCTTTGTCGGACACATACGAGTTGTCACTGATTTTCCGAAGCTGTGGGCAGCTCTTGGTATCAATGCAGATAAGATGAGTGCTGTCTCCGGTGGTGCAGCAGGTATCTTGATTATGGTCCTTGCGATTGTGCTAATAGTGCGAAGACTTGCTGTACCGCGCGTTCGACAAATCTCTAATCTTCCTGACTATATAACTCTGCTGTTGATCACTGCCATTCTTGTTACCGGTAACGCCATGAGGTTTGGAGAGCATTTCGATCTGGAAATAACCAGAACATATTTCTCGGCTCTCTTCACATTCTCACTTAGTGCGGCGATAATACCGCAGGTTGGTATGTTTACGCTGCACTTCCTACTGGCGCAGCTCTTGATCATTTTTATCCCTTTCAGCAAAATCATGCACTTTGGCGGGATGTTCTTCACTCAGACTGTTATTAAGAAAGCTTAG
- a CDS encoding (Fe-S)-binding protein, whose translation MTKNPEAHEAIKQKTTGSKINEEVTSACRSIDKGPRVLKLYMEMCAKCGTCAEQCPVYKGGPTDLRNPVLRSDLIRSIYKRHETMSGKLLGKAVGAEDFNGDMQQFVDAFYECTGCRRCATFCPMSIDNSVITRKGRAIADKLGWTPENLQKVVAISLETGNTDGASKVAFTESVKFLEEEIKDNCGIDVRIPYDEVGADVFFVPPSGDLLVNPEAVMGIAKVFHMTGVSWTLSSKAFDGANYGLFTGDDASMKLDNKLYVEECKRLGSKTMMMGECGHAHRIMKFIMEKAGWWGKLPFEITNVLQYTAKCVENGEIKFDKDRNPDPVAYHDPCNFGRSCGIVEEPRIIMKAACADFREMTPNRSQNWCCGGGGGLSAMDDIHEFRMNVSGTMKLMQIDATGAKFCAAPCSNCKRQLIQLMEYHKRDVVIGGVHDVVFNSIVM comes from the coding sequence ATGACGAAGAATCCTGAGGCTCATGAGGCAATCAAGCAGAAGACTACTGGAAGCAAGATAAACGAGGAAGTCACCAGTGCCTGTAGATCCATCGATAAAGGTCCTCGTGTATTGAAACTATATATGGAGATGTGCGCAAAATGTGGTACCTGCGCCGAGCAATGTCCTGTCTATAAGGGTGGCCCGACGGATCTGCGCAATCCAGTTCTACGCTCCGACCTGATCCGCTCTATCTATAAGAGACATGAGACGATGTCGGGCAAATTGCTTGGGAAAGCCGTTGGTGCAGAAGATTTCAACGGCGATATGCAACAATTCGTTGACGCCTTTTACGAGTGCACTGGCTGTCGCCGCTGTGCAACCTTCTGTCCGATGAGTATAGACAATTCGGTGATAACCAGGAAAGGAAGAGCAATCGCGGATAAACTGGGTTGGACACCCGAGAACCTGCAGAAGGTAGTTGCCATCTCTCTCGAAACCGGGAACACTGATGGCGCGTCCAAAGTGGCTTTTACTGAATCAGTCAAGTTTCTTGAGGAAGAAATCAAGGACAATTGTGGGATAGATGTCAGGATCCCTTATGATGAAGTTGGTGCTGATGTCTTCTTTGTTCCGCCTTCTGGTGACTTATTAGTCAATCCTGAAGCTGTCATGGGGATTGCCAAGGTATTCCACATGACTGGAGTATCGTGGACTCTAAGTTCAAAGGCTTTTGATGGCGCAAATTATGGTTTGTTCACGGGTGATGATGCCTCGATGAAACTGGACAACAAGTTGTACGTCGAGGAATGCAAACGCCTCGGCAGCAAGACCATGATGATGGGTGAATGTGGTCACGCCCATCGTATCATGAAGTTCATTATGGAAAAAGCCGGTTGGTGGGGTAAACTTCCTTTTGAGATCACGAACGTTCTCCAGTACACTGCGAAATGTGTTGAGAACGGCGAAATCAAATTCGACAAGGATCGTAACCCTGATCCGGTCGCTTATCACGATCCCTGTAACTTCGGACGGAGTTGCGGGATTGTCGAGGAGCCTCGAATCATCATGAAAGCAGCCTGCGCTGACTTCCGCGAGATGACTCCCAATCGTAGCCAAAACTGGTGCTGCGGCGGCGGCGGTGGTTTGTCTGCCATGGATGATATTCATGAATTTCGAATGAATGTATCTGGAACGATGAAATTGATGCAGATTGACGCTACCGGAGCGAAGTTCTGTGCTGCACCATGTTCCAATTGCAAAAGACAGCTAATACAGCTAATGGAATACCACAAACGGGACGTTGTAATTGGAGGTGTGCACGACGTAGTATTTAACTCGATCGTGATGTAG
- a CDS encoding L-2-amino-thiazoline-4-carboxylic acid hydrolase translates to MNNVPCRNRTFLLELRSVYDYVLSEYSHWLMCMTHRLGRESALEVWNDALLRFDVEFLDQILSNGWSEAPSSCNIADSERPMEGILEVFFADHDSNDEEDEDREIIMAAPPLLQIREKLAQGPIHRSSTTYEAIHLYCHGFALMAESLIDRFGCLGMLLAYDIRLEEIAMTNFEKLSVEEFIKRRRTRFSKDPEELEIHSAGLEAELISSSDTEIVTHTTECEWVRYYRDHHPTVGYLMCCSVDDIAYRAINERLRLQRTTTLMEGSSCCDFRIFAVE, encoded by the coding sequence ATGAACAATGTACCATGCAGGAACCGGACATTCCTTCTAGAACTTAGGTCAGTATATGATTACGTCCTGAGCGAGTACTCCCATTGGCTGATGTGTATGACTCATAGGCTTGGGCGCGAATCGGCCTTGGAAGTATGGAACGACGCATTGTTGCGATTTGATGTGGAGTTTTTGGATCAAATACTCTCAAACGGCTGGAGCGAAGCACCCAGTTCCTGCAATATCGCAGACTCAGAGCGCCCTATGGAAGGAATCCTGGAAGTGTTCTTTGCTGATCACGACAGTAATGACGAAGAGGATGAAGATAGAGAAATCATCATGGCTGCACCCCCTTTGCTCCAGATTAGGGAGAAGTTAGCCCAGGGTCCCATACACAGATCTTCGACCACCTACGAGGCCATACATCTATACTGCCATGGTTTTGCACTGATGGCCGAATCACTGATTGACCGTTTCGGTTGCTTAGGTATGCTTCTTGCCTATGATATCAGACTGGAAGAGATTGCGATGACAAATTTCGAGAAACTCAGCGTTGAGGAATTTATCAAGAGACGTCGAACTCGATTCAGCAAAGATCCAGAGGAACTCGAAATACACTCGGCCGGATTGGAAGCGGAACTCATCAGCTCATCTGATACTGAGATAGTAACTCACACAACGGAATGTGAGTGGGTAAGGTATTATAGAGACCACCATCCCACTGTAGGCTATCTTATGTGCTGCAGTGTCGATGATATTGCATACAGAGCAATAAACGAACGCCTTCGTCTGCAGCGCACGACCACACTGATGGAAGGTAGTTCATGCTGTGATTTCAGAATTTTCGCTGTTGAGTAA
- a CDS encoding TusE/DsrC/DsvC family sulfur relay protein, with product MDQQTVTFNGKEYELDGYGFLDLPDKWDEDFADGMAGMVGIYDGLTEDHWKFIHYVRGKFLAENTVPVVVIACSDNEMRLSRLRELFPAGYHRGACRIAGINFAFMSESNIWLTYETAPPVEAEHKVDELGFLQDFEKWNERFAQWVVLNWSLPDGLTEEHWVIIRFLRDIYRGTNNVPTIYEVCRSCNIELDDFGKLFPKGYRRGACRAAGLPLLA from the coding sequence ATGGATCAGCAGACTGTCACTTTCAATGGAAAAGAGTATGAGCTTGACGGCTATGGCTTTCTTGATCTGCCTGACAAATGGGACGAGGATTTTGCTGATGGAATGGCTGGAATGGTGGGCATATATGACGGCCTAACAGAGGACCACTGGAAATTCATTCACTATGTCAGAGGAAAATTCCTTGCAGAAAACACTGTCCCTGTCGTTGTGATAGCCTGCTCAGACAACGAAATGAGATTGAGCAGACTCCGCGAACTTTTTCCTGCTGGGTATCATCGCGGCGCTTGCAGGATTGCTGGTATCAACTTTGCTTTCATGTCTGAAAGTAATATCTGGCTCACCTACGAAACTGCCCCTCCGGTTGAGGCTGAACACAAAGTGGATGAGCTTGGCTTCCTCCAGGATTTCGAGAAATGGAACGAGCGATTTGCCCAGTGGGTTGTACTCAATTGGAGCCTTCCTGACGGTCTGACTGAGGAACACTGGGTGATCATTCGATTTTTAAGAGATATCTATCGTGGCACAAATAATGTTCCCACAATATACGAAGTGTGCCGATCATGCAACATTGAGCTTGATGATTTCGGGAAACTCTTTCCCAAGGGATATCGCCGAGGCGCGTGTCGGGCAGCGGGACTTCCGCTTCTGGCCTGA